A single genomic interval of Lathyrus oleraceus cultivar Zhongwan6 chromosome 7, CAAS_Psat_ZW6_1.0, whole genome shotgun sequence harbors:
- the LOC127108035 gene encoding probable mannitol dehydrogenase translates to MAKSHETELPIKAFGWAATDTSGILSPFHFSIRENGEDDVTVKILFCGVCHSDLHSVKNDWGFTTYPLVPGHEIVGVVTKVGSNVKNFRAGDKVGVGVMVESCQTCENCQQDLENYCPKIVFTYNSPYKGTRTQGGYADSVVVHQRYVLQFPDNLPLDAGAPLLCAGITVYSPMIYYGMTEPGKHLGVAGLGGLGHVAIKFGKAFGLKVTVISTSPDKEREAIDKLGADAFLVSSDPEKVKAAAGTMDYIIDTISAVHPLLPLLGLLKLNGKLVTVGLPNKPLELPVFPLIGGRKLIGGSNFGGIKETQEMLDFCGKHNITADIELIRMDQINTAMERLSKADVKYRFVIDVANSFSSL, encoded by the exons ATGGCGAAATCACACGAAACCGAACTTCCGATCAAAGCTTTTGGTTGGGCTGCTACAGACACTTCTGGCATACTCTCTCCATTTCATTTCTCCATAAG GGAAAATGGCGAAGATGATGTAACCGTCAAAATTCTGTTTTGCGGTGTTTGTCATTCTGATCTACATTCTGTCAAGAACGATTGGGGTTTCACTACTTACCCTCTTGTTCCCGG GCATGAGATTGTTGGCGTTGTGACAAAAGTTGGAAGCAATGTGAAAAATTTCCGTGCGGGGGATAAAGTTGGTGTTGGTGTAATGGTGGAATCTTGTCAAACTTGTGAGAATTGCCAGCAGGATCTTGAGAATTACTGTCCTAAAATTGTGTTCACCTATAACTCTCCTTATAAAGGGACAAGAACTCAGGGTGGATATGCTGATTCCGTGGTTGTTCACCAGCGGTATGTACTCCAGTTTCCTGACAACTTACCCCTTGATGCCGGTGCTCCGCTACTGTGTGCTGGGATCACCGTGTATAGCCCGATGATATATTATGGCATGACTGAGCCAGGTAAACATTTGGGAGTGGCTGGGCTTGGTGGGTTAGGTCATGTTGCCATCAAATTTGGCAAAGCATTTGGACTGAAGGTTACTGTCATTAGTACCTCTCCGGACAAGGAAAGAGAGGCCATTGACAAACTTGGTGCTGATGCTTTCCTTGTTTCCAGTGATCCTGAAAAAGTGAAG GCTGCTGCAGGAACCATGGATTATATCATAGACACTATTTCTGCTGTTCATCCTCTGTTGCCACTGCTTGGCCTGTTGAAGCTGAATGGGAAACTGGTCACTGTCGGGTTGCCTAACAAGCCGCTCGAGCTCCCTGTCTTTCCATTAATTGGAG GACGGAAGCTTATAGGAGGGAGCAACTTCGGAGGGATCAAAGAGACTCAGGAGATGCTGGATTTCTGCGGCAAGCACAACATAACTGCTGATATTGAGCTGATTAGGATGGACCAAATCAACACAGCAATGGAAAGGCTTAGCAAAGCTGATGTCAAATATCGATTTGTCATTGATGTCGCCAACTCTTTCTCAAGTTTGTAG